In Streptomyces sp. NBC_01717, one DNA window encodes the following:
- a CDS encoding 4a-hydroxytetrahydrobiopterin dehydratase, protein MPTEPLSQKEIEDRLSELPGWALEGDRITRTYRLASHFAAAALAVHVAQIQDELNHHSDLTLGYNTVALAVHTHDAGGVVTEKDLTLAARVEAVAAVHGAH, encoded by the coding sequence GTGCCCACCGAACCGCTGTCGCAGAAAGAGATCGAGGACCGGCTGAGCGAGCTGCCCGGATGGGCGCTGGAGGGTGACCGGATCACCCGCACCTACCGGCTCGCCTCGCACTTCGCCGCCGCCGCACTGGCCGTCCATGTCGCTCAGATCCAGGACGAGCTGAACCATCACTCCGATCTGACGCTCGGCTACAACACTGTTGCCCTGGCGGTGCACACGCACGATGCGGGCGGTGTGGTCACCGAGAAGGATCTGACGCTGGCGGCTCGGGTGGAGGCGGTCGCTGCGGTGCACGGCGCGCACTGA
- a CDS encoding helix-turn-helix domain-containing protein, with product MTTVALDTGVGPLLRSWRQQRRISQLELALRADSSARHISFIETGRSRPSEEMILRLADHLDIPVRERNALLLVAGYAPRYAETALDDPAMGALRDGMDQLLQGYDPYPALVVDGTYTVVAANRGIAMLLEGVAEHLLAPPLNAMRLTLHPQGLAPRIRNLRAWRADLLAQMERQIALARSAELRELYEEVAAYPVPEGADGRDEPAGPSSALSFALPLVIEYRGRVLSFVSSIATFNTPMDVTVAELAIETFLPADQETASYLRSLAS from the coding sequence ATGACAACTGTCGCGCTAGACACGGGGGTAGGGCCACTGCTGCGCAGCTGGCGTCAGCAGCGGCGGATCAGTCAGCTGGAGCTGGCCCTGCGCGCCGACTCCTCGGCCCGTCACATCTCGTTCATCGAGACGGGCCGCTCGCGCCCCAGCGAGGAGATGATCCTGCGGCTGGCCGATCATCTCGACATCCCGGTCAGGGAACGCAACGCCCTGCTGTTGGTGGCCGGTTACGCGCCACGCTACGCGGAGACCGCGCTCGACGACCCGGCGATGGGCGCGCTGCGCGACGGCATGGACCAGCTGTTGCAGGGGTACGACCCGTATCCGGCGCTCGTCGTCGACGGCACCTACACCGTGGTGGCGGCCAATCGAGGCATCGCGATGCTGCTGGAAGGGGTCGCGGAGCATCTGCTCGCGCCACCGCTGAACGCCATGCGGCTCACCCTCCATCCGCAGGGTCTCGCTCCGCGCATCCGTAACCTGCGTGCGTGGCGGGCCGATCTGCTGGCCCAGATGGAGCGTCAGATCGCGCTGGCCCGTTCGGCGGAGCTGCGTGAACTGTACGAGGAGGTCGCCGCCTATCCGGTGCCGGAGGGCGCCGACGGTCGGGACGAGCCGGCCGGGCCGTCTTCGGCGCTGTCGTTCGCGCTGCCGCTGGTGATCGAGTACCGCGGGCGGGTGCTGTCGTTCGTCTCGTCCATCGCGACGTTCAACACGCCGATGGATGTCACGGTGGCCGAGTTGGCGATCGAGACGTTCCTGCCCGCCGATCAGGAGACCGCCTCGTATCTGCGCTCGCTCGCCTCCTGA